The DNA segment TCCACGTGAGCGCGGCCCTGGGGGACATGCCGGACCTGCCCGGCACGGCGGCGCTGGCGGCGGTAGGCGCGGCGTCGGCGGGCGCCTCAATCGTGAAGGTGGGGCTCTACGGCCCATCCACCGAAGAGGCGGTCTGCCGCCTGCTCGGGACGGTGGCCGCGGCGCTGGCCGCAGAGAGCCCGGCAACAGCGCTGGTGGCGGGCGTCTACCCCGACGCACCGCTTTCCAAGGGCATCAACCCCCTGTCGGTGCCGCGCTGCGCCGCCGAAGCGGGGGTGGCGGGCTGCCTCCTGGACA comes from the Synergistales bacterium genome and includes:
- a CDS encoding (5-formylfuran-3-yl)methyl phosphate synthase, encoding MRTLHPERTALLASVLSAEEVPAALSGGADIMDVKNPAEGALGAPSPATVRAVRAATPAELHVSAALGDMPDLPGTAALAAVGAASAGASIVKVGLYGPSTEEAVCRLLGTVAAALAAESPATALVAGVYPDAPLSKGINPLSVPRCAAEAGVAGCLLD